A genomic window from Rhizobium sp. 007 includes:
- a CDS encoding nitroreductase family protein has translation MTEANSRTSEYPIDAMFLDRWSPRAFTGEIIAEEQLLTILDAAHWAPSSGNQQPWRFIYALKGTEHFEKHLSLLVESNQEWAKNACALIFVVSRSFSGAFSENKPRYTHSFDAGASWGHLALQARFSGFYAHGMGGIKHDEIRLAFAIPEGYRVEAGIAIGRLGDKSVLSERNQAREVPSQRMPLAEVAFNGKFIAN, from the coding sequence ATGACCGAAGCCAATAGCCGCACATCCGAATATCCGATCGATGCGATGTTTCTCGATCGCTGGTCGCCACGTGCTTTCACCGGCGAAATCATAGCCGAAGAGCAATTGCTGACGATCCTTGACGCAGCTCATTGGGCGCCGTCTTCCGGCAACCAGCAGCCTTGGCGCTTCATCTACGCCCTTAAGGGCACGGAACATTTCGAGAAGCATCTTAGCCTGCTCGTCGAATCGAACCAGGAATGGGCAAAGAATGCTTGCGCGCTGATCTTTGTTGTCTCACGCAGTTTCAGTGGCGCTTTCTCGGAGAACAAACCGCGCTATACGCATTCGTTCGACGCTGGTGCCTCGTGGGGGCATCTCGCCCTGCAGGCACGCTTTTCAGGCTTCTACGCCCATGGCATGGGCGGAATCAAACATGATGAAATCAGGCTAGCCTTCGCCATTCCGGAAGGCTATCGCGTCGAGGCCGGGATAGCCATCGGCCGCCTTGGCGACAAGAGCGTTCTGTCAGAGCGCAACCAGGCACGCGAAGTGCCAAGCCAACGCATGCCGCTTGCGGAGGTGGCTTTCAACGGAAAATTCATTGCCAATTGA
- the gyrB gene encoding DNA topoisomerase (ATP-hydrolyzing) subunit B — MTDIPATENGVNTEYGADSIKVLKGLDAVRKRPGMYIGDTDDGSGLHHMVYEVVDNAIDEALAGHADIVTVALNPDGSVTVTDNGRGIPTDIHTGEGVSAAEVIMTQLHAGGKFDQNSYKVSGGLHGVGVSVVNALSVWLKLKIRRQGKIHEMSFTHGVADAPLKVTGDAGSDTGTEVSFMPSTGTFTMTDFDYGTLEHRLRELAFLNSGVRILLTDKRHSDIKQEEMRYDGGLEAFVSYLDRAKKPLVDKPVSIRGEKDGITVEVAMWWNDSYHENVLCFTNNIPQRDGGTHMAGFRAALTRQVVSYADSSGITKKEKVTLQGEDCREGLTAVLSVKVPDPKFSSQTKDKLVSSEVRPVVESLVNEALSTWFEEHPSEAKVLVGKVVEAAAAREAARKARELTRRKGALDIASLPGKLADCSERDPAKSEVFLVEGDSAGGSAKQGRSRENQAILPLRGKILNVERARFDKMLSSQEIGTLITALGTGIGKDEFSADKLRYHKIIIMTDADVDGAHIRTLLLTFFFRQMPELIERGHLYIAQPPLYKVSRGKSVQYVKDEKALEDYLIGQGLEDAALRLASGEVRTGQDLREVILDALRLRALLENLHSRYNRAVVEQAAIAGALNAEAVSDRARAEQLATDVAKRLDIIAEETERGWEGGLTSEGGLRLERMVRGVKEVVVLDMALIGSQDARHIDQLSSRLKEIYQSPPALSRRDGDTEISGPRALLDAIFASGRKGLTMQRYKGLGEMNAEQLWETTLDPNARSLLQVKVNDATDADGLFARLMGDEVEPRREFIQDNALSVANLDI, encoded by the coding sequence ATGACCGATATACCAGCGACGGAAAACGGCGTTAACACCGAATATGGCGCGGATTCCATCAAGGTCCTCAAGGGACTTGATGCCGTGCGTAAGCGCCCCGGCATGTATATCGGTGACACCGACGACGGTTCCGGCCTGCATCACATGGTTTATGAAGTCGTCGACAACGCAATTGACGAGGCGCTGGCCGGCCATGCCGACATCGTCACCGTGGCGCTCAACCCCGACGGCTCGGTCACCGTGACCGACAACGGCCGCGGTATCCCAACGGATATACACACCGGCGAAGGTGTTTCCGCAGCCGAAGTCATCATGACGCAGCTTCATGCCGGCGGTAAGTTCGACCAGAATTCCTACAAAGTTTCCGGCGGCTTGCATGGTGTCGGCGTCTCGGTCGTCAACGCGCTTTCCGTCTGGCTGAAACTGAAGATCCGCCGGCAGGGTAAGATTCATGAAATGAGCTTCACGCATGGCGTTGCCGATGCGCCGCTCAAGGTGACGGGTGACGCGGGCAGCGACACAGGCACGGAAGTCAGCTTCATGCCGAGCACCGGAACCTTCACGATGACGGACTTCGATTACGGCACGCTGGAGCACCGCCTTCGCGAGCTTGCCTTCTTGAATTCCGGTGTCCGCATTTTGCTGACAGACAAGCGTCATTCGGACATCAAGCAGGAAGAAATGCGTTATGACGGCGGCCTTGAGGCCTTCGTTTCCTATCTCGATCGTGCCAAGAAACCTCTGGTCGACAAGCCTGTCTCTATCCGCGGCGAAAAGGATGGAATTACCGTCGAAGTCGCAATGTGGTGGAACGACAGCTATCATGAAAATGTGCTCTGCTTTACCAACAATATTCCACAACGCGACGGCGGCACGCATATGGCCGGCTTCCGCGCCGCGCTGACGCGCCAAGTTGTGTCCTATGCCGATAGCTCCGGTATTACCAAGAAGGAGAAAGTCACACTCCAGGGCGAAGACTGCCGCGAGGGCCTGACGGCTGTCCTTTCGGTGAAGGTGCCGGATCCGAAGTTCTCGTCGCAGACGAAGGACAAGCTGGTTTCCTCGGAAGTTCGTCCGGTCGTCGAAAGCCTCGTCAATGAAGCGCTCAGCACATGGTTTGAAGAGCATCCGAGCGAGGCCAAGGTGCTCGTCGGCAAGGTCGTAGAGGCCGCCGCGGCCCGCGAAGCGGCTCGTAAGGCCCGCGAACTGACGCGCCGCAAAGGTGCGCTCGATATCGCCTCGCTGCCCGGCAAGCTCGCCGATTGCTCCGAGCGCGACCCTGCGAAGTCTGAAGTGTTCCTCGTCGAGGGTGACTCCGCGGGTGGCTCTGCAAAACAGGGACGGTCCCGTGAAAACCAGGCGATCCTGCCTCTGCGAGGCAAGATTCTCAATGTCGAGCGTGCCCGCTTCGACAAGATGCTCTCCAGCCAGGAAATCGGCACGTTGATTACCGCGCTCGGCACGGGCATCGGCAAGGACGAGTTCAGCGCCGACAAGCTTCGCTACCACAAGATCATCATCATGACGGATGCCGACGTCGACGGTGCCCACATCCGCACGCTTCTGCTGACATTCTTCTTCCGTCAGATGCCGGAGCTGATCGAGCGCGGCCATCTCTACATCGCCCAGCCGCCACTCTACAAGGTTTCGCGCGGCAAGTCCGTTCAGTACGTGAAAGACGAAAAGGCGCTAGAAGATTATCTGATCGGCCAGGGCCTTGAGGATGCGGCGCTGAGGCTCGCAAGCGGCGAAGTCCGCACCGGTCAGGATCTGCGCGAAGTTATCCTCGATGCATTGCGCCTGCGTGCGTTGCTTGAAAACCTGCATTCCCGTTACAATCGCGCTGTCGTTGAGCAGGCGGCAATCGCCGGGGCACTGAACGCCGAAGCGGTCAGCGATCGTGCCAGGGCCGAACAGCTCGCGACTGATGTCGCCAAGCGACTAGACATCATCGCCGAGGAAACCGAGCGCGGCTGGGAAGGCGGCCTGACCAGCGAAGGCGGGTTGCGGCTTGAGCGAATGGTGCGCGGCGTCAAGGAAGTCGTCGTGCTCGACATGGCGCTGATTGGATCGCAGGACGCGCGTCACATTGATCAGCTCTCGTCACGCCTCAAAGAAATCTACCAGAGCCCACCGGCGCTATCGCGCCGCGACGGAGATACCGAGATTTCCGGTCCGCGCGCTCTCCTCGATGCAATTTTTGCCAGCGGCCGCAAGGGACTGACGATGCAGCGCTACAAGGGCCTTGGCGAAATGAATGCCGAGCAGCTCTGGGAGACGACGCTCGACCCGAACGCCCGTTCGCTGCTACAGGTCAAGGTAAACGACGCGACGGATGCCGATGGTCTTTTCGCCCGGCTGATGGGCGACGAAGTCGAGCCGCGCCGCGAATTCATTCAGGATAACGCGCTCAGCGTTGCAAATCTCGATATCTGA